The Formosa sp. Hel1_33_131 genome window below encodes:
- the gltB gene encoding glutamate synthase large subunit, which translates to MLKKQGLYLPEFEHDNCGAGFICSLTGKRSNDIIHKALEILVKLEHRGAVSSDGVTGDGAGILIDIPHKFFKTFCEFELPEAGDYAVSNVFLPRKENQRTYCIEIFEAEIKKQGLHVLGWRDVPVNSAVLGEIAKTTEPFVKQVFIGKSDSKQTEFDFNLKLFAARKISEHTIYDSKLSESKFFYLPSLSTKIIIFKGLLKPEHINEYYLDLFNTDLDTRLALVHQRFSTNTFPTWDLAQPFRYICHNGEINTLRGNVSRMFSREEIIKSDAFGDDIKKIIPTILKGKSDSATLDMVVELLLMTGRSLPEVMMMLVPEAWEKNPDMSDSKKAFYEYNSCQMEPWDGPASIPFTDGNFIGAVLDRNGLRPSRYTVTKDGNVIMSSETGVVDIEPEEVEFHGRLEPGKMFLVDMNEGRIVNDEEIKEKIAAKQPYRKWLNENLVHLKDISAKKGPIEYEEVDLKKREVAFGYTKEDINTIIRPMAQLGKEPIGSMGSDTPIAILSERPQLIYNYFKQIFAQVTNPPLDGIREELITDISLTLGSDTNIFDCNSEACKKLKIQNPVISKHDLDKIRNYDTNPNFKVESISMLYEVNRGLNELESALEALVDKASKAIDEGANIIILSDRFVDENHAPIPALLACSYVNHALHKLNKRSRISLIIESAEPREVHHFALLFGFGASAVNPYIVNEIVEKQIKDSDITDLEYLTAIKNYNKAIGKGILKVMNKIGISTLNSYRGSQLFECVGINTNTVEKYFPNTPTRIQGIGLMEIEKEIVKRHKKAFNPNIESDIEIGGEYRWRRGQEKHMFNPLTVAKLQESVRTNKASTFKEYSELVDDQSKRLMTIRGLFEFDQFDPISIDEVEPWTEIVKRFKTGAMSYGSISKEAHENLAVAMNRIGGKSNSGEGGEDEDRFYKNAQGDWRNSAIKQVASGRFGVTSNYLTSANEIQIKIAQGAKPGEGGQLPGPKVNREIAKTRNSTPYVGLISPPPHHDIYSIEDLSQLIYDVKSANRAARINVKLVSEIGVGTVAAGVAKAKADVILVSGFDGGTGASPLTSLKHCGLPWELGIAEAQQTLVMNNLRNRIVLECDGQLKTGRDVAIACLLGAEEFGFATAPLVASGCIMMRVCHLNTCPVGIATQNPELRKKFKGKPEHVVNYMYFVAQELREIMAQLGFKTVDEMVGQVQKLNRNKAIEHYKASGIDLTPILHKVDVAEDVKLYNTEQQDHNLDVHLDFKIIKQAHQGIFRRQRTHLKLPITNIDRAVGAVLSNEISKIYGADGLPQDTINIDFNGSAGQSFGAFTTKGVTMTVHGNTNDYLGKGLSGAKLIIKVPETSTIVPEDNIITGNVTLYGATSGEVYINGKAGERFCVRNSGAKAVVEGIGDHGCEYMTGGVAVILGSVGRNFGAGMSGGVAYVLDADNTFTKNCNGEDLNIDPIELQEDVNQLRTLIENHFVATSSPLAKRILENWEATLPKFKKVLPEEYRQALLRLEKEQLETV; encoded by the coding sequence ATGTTAAAAAAGCAAGGACTTTATTTACCCGAATTTGAACACGATAATTGTGGTGCAGGATTTATATGTAGTTTGACGGGGAAGCGTTCGAATGATATCATTCACAAAGCATTAGAAATTTTAGTAAAACTAGAACATAGAGGTGCGGTGAGTTCCGATGGAGTAACTGGTGATGGTGCCGGAATTTTGATCGACATTCCTCATAAATTTTTCAAAACATTCTGTGAATTTGAATTGCCAGAAGCTGGAGACTATGCAGTGAGTAATGTATTTTTACCTCGAAAAGAAAACCAAAGAACCTACTGTATAGAGATTTTTGAAGCCGAAATTAAAAAGCAAGGATTACATGTTTTAGGCTGGAGAGATGTCCCTGTTAATAGCGCTGTTTTAGGAGAAATTGCCAAAACAACTGAGCCTTTTGTAAAGCAAGTATTTATAGGCAAATCAGACTCAAAACAAACAGAGTTTGATTTTAACCTCAAATTGTTCGCTGCACGAAAAATATCAGAACATACAATATATGACTCAAAGTTATCGGAGTCAAAATTCTTTTACCTTCCAAGTCTTTCCACCAAAATTATCATATTCAAAGGCTTGCTAAAACCAGAGCATATCAATGAATATTATCTGGATCTTTTTAATACGGACTTAGACACCCGATTGGCATTGGTACATCAACGTTTTTCAACCAATACCTTTCCGACTTGGGATTTGGCACAGCCATTCCGATATATATGTCACAATGGAGAAATCAATACCTTAAGAGGAAATGTTTCTCGTATGTTTTCGAGAGAAGAAATCATAAAAAGTGATGCCTTTGGCGATGACATCAAAAAAATAATCCCTACAATTCTGAAAGGGAAATCCGATTCAGCAACCTTAGACATGGTCGTTGAATTATTATTAATGACGGGACGTTCACTTCCTGAAGTGATGATGATGTTAGTCCCTGAAGCTTGGGAGAAAAATCCAGACATGTCCGATTCTAAAAAGGCATTCTACGAATACAACTCCTGTCAAATGGAACCGTGGGATGGCCCTGCGTCTATACCCTTCACCGATGGAAATTTCATTGGAGCCGTATTAGACCGAAATGGCTTGAGACCCTCCCGCTATACAGTAACTAAAGACGGAAATGTCATCATGTCTTCTGAAACAGGGGTGGTTGATATTGAACCAGAAGAAGTAGAATTTCACGGACGACTTGAGCCAGGGAAAATGTTTTTGGTAGATATGAATGAAGGACGCATCGTCAATGATGAAGAAATCAAAGAAAAGATTGCCGCCAAACAACCCTATAGAAAATGGTTGAACGAAAACTTAGTACACTTAAAAGACATCTCAGCTAAAAAAGGTCCTATTGAATATGAGGAAGTAGATTTAAAGAAACGAGAAGTTGCTTTCGGCTATACCAAAGAGGATATAAACACTATTATCCGCCCAATGGCTCAGCTCGGAAAAGAACCGATTGGTTCTATGGGAAGCGATACGCCAATCGCTATTTTGTCTGAACGACCTCAACTGATTTACAATTATTTCAAGCAAATATTCGCGCAAGTCACCAACCCTCCTTTGGACGGAATTCGCGAAGAATTAATCACCGATATTAGTTTAACACTAGGGAGCGACACCAATATTTTTGATTGCAACTCCGAGGCCTGTAAAAAGCTTAAAATTCAAAACCCTGTAATTTCAAAACACGATTTAGATAAAATCAGAAATTACGACACCAACCCGAACTTCAAAGTAGAATCCATTTCTATGTTGTACGAAGTCAATCGAGGATTAAACGAATTAGAAAGTGCCCTCGAAGCCTTGGTTGACAAAGCATCTAAAGCAATTGACGAAGGAGCCAACATCATCATTCTATCCGATCGATTTGTAGATGAAAATCACGCACCAATTCCAGCACTTTTGGCCTGTTCCTACGTGAACCATGCACTGCATAAACTCAACAAACGTTCAAGAATTAGTTTGATAATTGAATCCGCAGAACCAAGAGAAGTGCATCATTTTGCCCTCTTATTTGGTTTTGGAGCCAGCGCAGTGAACCCATACATCGTCAATGAAATTGTTGAAAAACAAATCAAAGACTCTGACATTACAGATTTAGAATACCTCACAGCCATCAAGAACTATAACAAAGCCATCGGAAAAGGCATCTTGAAAGTGATGAATAAAATCGGAATTTCTACCTTAAACTCCTACCGTGGGTCTCAACTATTTGAGTGTGTTGGAATCAATACGAATACTGTTGAAAAATATTTCCCAAACACGCCTACCAGAATTCAAGGAATTGGTTTGATGGAAATTGAAAAAGAAATTGTCAAACGTCACAAAAAAGCATTCAACCCAAACATTGAATCGGACATTGAAATTGGCGGCGAATATAGATGGCGTCGTGGTCAGGAAAAACACATGTTTAATCCACTGACCGTCGCGAAGCTTCAAGAATCGGTTCGTACCAATAAAGCATCCACGTTTAAAGAATACTCAGAGCTTGTTGACGATCAGTCAAAACGCTTGATGACCATTAGAGGTCTGTTTGAATTTGATCAATTTGATCCTATTTCGATTGATGAGGTAGAACCTTGGACCGAAATCGTAAAACGATTCAAAACAGGCGCCATGTCTTATGGATCTATTAGTAAAGAAGCCCATGAAAACTTAGCGGTAGCTATGAATAGAATTGGTGGAAAAAGTAATTCAGGTGAAGGCGGAGAAGACGAAGATCGCTTCTACAAAAATGCACAAGGCGATTGGAGAAATTCGGCCATTAAACAAGTCGCTTCCGGACGATTTGGAGTCACCTCCAACTACCTTACAAGCGCCAATGAAATTCAAATAAAAATTGCGCAAGGTGCTAAACCCGGTGAAGGCGGTCAATTGCCCGGTCCAAAAGTAAATCGTGAAATCGCGAAAACAAGAAATTCAACACCTTATGTTGGATTGATATCTCCACCACCACACCACGATATTTATTCGATCGAAGATTTATCACAACTCATATACGACGTAAAATCAGCCAACAGAGCGGCGCGAATTAATGTGAAATTAGTCTCTGAAATTGGCGTAGGAACCGTTGCTGCAGGAGTCGCAAAAGCCAAAGCAGATGTTATATTGGTTTCTGGTTTTGATGGAGGAACAGGTGCTTCGCCACTCACCTCTTTGAAACACTGTGGACTTCCTTGGGAACTTGGAATTGCAGAAGCACAACAAACACTGGTGATGAACAATCTGAGAAATCGAATTGTTTTGGAATGTGATGGCCAGTTAAAAACCGGTCGTGATGTCGCGATTGCATGTCTCTTAGGAGCTGAAGAATTTGGTTTTGCAACCGCACCTTTAGTCGCTTCGGGTTGTATTATGATGCGTGTCTGTCATTTGAATACATGCCCCGTAGGAATTGCAACTCAAAACCCAGAGCTGCGTAAAAAATTCAAAGGCAAACCAGAACATGTTGTGAACTATATGTATTTCGTTGCACAAGAATTGCGTGAGATCATGGCGCAACTAGGGTTTAAAACCGTGGATGAAATGGTAGGTCAGGTTCAAAAATTAAACCGCAACAAAGCGATTGAGCATTACAAAGCATCAGGCATTGATTTAACACCAATCTTACATAAAGTAGATGTAGCAGAAGATGTAAAATTATACAACACTGAGCAACAAGATCACAACCTCGATGTCCATTTAGATTTCAAAATAATCAAACAAGCACATCAAGGAATTTTCAGAAGACAACGTACACATTTGAAACTTCCAATCACCAATATTGACAGAGCAGTAGGCGCGGTTTTAAGTAATGAAATTTCTAAAATTTACGGTGCCGATGGCTTGCCTCAAGACACCATAAACATCGACTTTAACGGATCTGCAGGACAAAGTTTTGGAGCCTTTACTACTAAAGGAGTGACCATGACGGTTCATGGAAATACAAACGATTATCTCGGAAAAGGATTGTCGGGTGCAAAATTAATCATCAAAGTTCCTGAAACAAGTACCATTGTTCCAGAAGATAACATCATCACAGGGAATGTAACGCTTTATGGTGCGACGTCTGGAGAGGTTTATATCAACGGAAAAGCAGGCGAACGTTTTTGTGTACGTAACTCAGGAGCCAAAGCCGTTGTAGAAGGCATTGGCGACCACGGTTGTGAGTACATGACTGGTGGTGTTGCGGTGATTCTTGGAAGTGTCGGAAGAAATTTTGGAGCTGGAATGAGTGGTGGTGTTGCCTATGTTTTAGATGCAGACAATACATTCACTAAAAATTGTAATGGTGAAGATTTGAATATCGACCCGATCGAACTTCAGGAAGATGTGAATCAATTACGAACATTAATCGAAAATCATTTTGTGGCGACGTCAAGTCCTTTAGCAAAACGCATTTTAGAAAACTGGGAGGCAACGCTTCCTAAATTCAAAAAAGTACTGCCAGAAGAATACAGACAGGCGTTATTAAGATTAGAAAAAGAACAACTAGAAACAGTTTAA
- a CDS encoding outer membrane beta-barrel protein translates to MKKIILSAVAFIGALSLNAQDEAPKLSISGTVDAYYQSYLTASDDASGSFGTSFADETGFALGMANVVLSYEGEKTGVVADVVFGPRADAAVGGYNLNQLYAYWNVSENTTLTVGRFNTFLGYEVISAAGNFNYSTSYLFSSGPFSHVGLKADFALGEDFSLMLAVMNPTDVNNNATGDYGLGAQLGYAGQYLNLYYDNDSVLGFEIDYTGGFDLSESFFLGINGAYQVSDDAGFYGAALYPQLATSESFSIGLRGELFGLHAKDVDDLPSVFATTLTGSYTVENLTIKPEVRLDSWSNDEPYVDTDGVASKSLAAFTVAAIYSF, encoded by the coding sequence ATGAAAAAAATTATTTTAAGTGCTGTTGCATTCATCGGAGCTTTGTCTCTAAACGCACAGGATGAAGCCCCTAAATTATCCATATCGGGTACTGTTGATGCTTATTACCAAAGTTACTTGACTGCTTCAGATGATGCATCTGGTTCTTTTGGAACCTCGTTTGCTGATGAAACTGGATTTGCTTTAGGAATGGCCAATGTTGTTCTTAGCTATGAAGGTGAAAAAACTGGAGTTGTTGCTGATGTCGTTTTCGGCCCAAGAGCTGATGCTGCTGTTGGAGGTTACAACCTCAACCAATTGTATGCTTACTGGAATGTAAGTGAAAACACAACCTTAACAGTGGGTCGTTTTAATACTTTCTTAGGCTATGAAGTCATTTCAGCTGCTGGAAATTTTAACTACAGTACGTCTTACTTATTCTCAAGCGGTCCTTTTTCTCATGTTGGGTTAAAAGCTGATTTTGCTTTAGGTGAAGATTTTAGCTTGATGTTAGCCGTCATGAATCCTACAGATGTAAACAACAACGCAACTGGAGATTATGGGTTAGGTGCTCAATTGGGTTATGCTGGTCAATATTTAAACCTTTATTATGACAATGATTCTGTATTAGGTTTCGAAATTGACTATACAGGTGGGTTTGATTTATCTGAATCTTTTTTCTTAGGAATCAATGGTGCTTACCAAGTTAGTGACGATGCTGGTTTTTACGGCGCTGCACTTTACCCACAGTTAGCAACATCTGAATCTTTTTCTATAGGATTAAGAGGTGAACTTTTTGGACTTCATGCAAAAGATGTTGATGATTTACCAAGTGTTTTTGCTACGACCTTAACTGGAAGTTACACAGTTGAAAACTTAACAATTAAACCAGAAGTAAGATTAGATTCATGGTCTAATGACGAGCCTTATGTTGATACTGACGGTGTTGCTTCTAAGAGCTTAGCAGCATTTACTGTTGCCGCTATTTATTCTTTCTAA
- a CDS encoding ammonium transporter, whose translation MSHLINNLPLVIQDAAAVENLASAIKDDMGMLWMLIAGILVFFMQAGFTLVESGMTRSKNAVNIAMKNLLDIAVGSLTYWFVGYSLMYGDTTNGWFFWSGIMQGEGADLFFQTMFAATAATIVSGAIAGRTKYSTYIIFSIVMTAIIYPIAGGWQWQGSGWLTELGFIDFAGSSIVHAVGGFAALVAAYMVGPRIGKYVNGKVMPIPGHNQILATLGVFILWLGWFGFNGGSQLAWGGDDAVAASTVVLITNLAAAAGALGALITTWIWYGKPNLAQSLNGALAGLVSITAGCGNMTAGGAVLAGLIGGIIVVFSIEFIEKKLKIDDAIGAASVHGIVGFWGTIVIGLWGVDGDAGLGIFNGGGSAQLVAQLTGGLAYAVWAVVLSFVVFGILKYTVGLRVTEEEEVAGLDISEHGSIAYPGKRERGQD comes from the coding sequence ATGTCACATTTAATTAACAACTTACCTCTAGTAATTCAAGATGCCGCTGCGGTTGAGAATCTTGCTAGTGCTATCAAAGACGATATGGGGATGTTATGGATGCTTATTGCAGGTATCTTAGTATTCTTCATGCAAGCAGGTTTTACTTTAGTAGAATCAGGAATGACACGTTCAAAAAATGCAGTGAATATCGCAATGAAAAACTTGCTTGATATTGCTGTAGGATCTCTTACCTACTGGTTTGTAGGATACTCTCTCATGTACGGAGACACAACCAATGGTTGGTTCTTCTGGAGTGGAATTATGCAAGGTGAAGGTGCTGATTTATTCTTCCAAACAATGTTTGCCGCCACTGCTGCAACGATTGTTTCTGGAGCAATTGCTGGAAGAACAAAGTACTCAACGTACATTATCTTTTCAATCGTAATGACTGCTATTATCTACCCAATTGCAGGTGGATGGCAATGGCAAGGATCAGGTTGGTTGACTGAGCTCGGTTTTATTGACTTCGCTGGTTCTTCAATCGTGCATGCCGTCGGTGGTTTTGCTGCTTTAGTGGCTGCTTATATGGTAGGTCCTAGAATTGGAAAATACGTAAACGGAAAAGTAATGCCTATTCCAGGACACAACCAGATATTAGCAACCTTAGGGGTGTTTATCCTTTGGTTGGGATGGTTTGGTTTTAACGGTGGATCTCAACTTGCTTGGGGTGGAGACGATGCGGTTGCCGCTTCAACAGTGGTGTTGATCACGAATCTTGCTGCTGCTGCAGGTGCGTTAGGCGCGCTTATTACGACTTGGATCTGGTACGGTAAGCCAAATTTAGCGCAATCTTTAAATGGAGCGTTAGCTGGATTGGTGAGTATTACTGCAGGTTGTGGAAACATGACAGCTGGTGGTGCTGTATTGGCCGGACTCATTGGTGGTATCATTGTGGTGTTCTCTATCGAATTTATCGAAAAGAAACTTAAAATTGATGATGCTATTGGTGCTGCTTCTGTTCACGGAATCGTTGGATTCTGGGGAACAATCGTGATTGGACTTTGGGGTGTTGACGGAGACGCTGGACTTGGAATCTTCAACGGTGGTGGATCTGCACAACTTGTTGCACAACTGACTGGAGGATTGGCATATGCTGTATGGGCTGTTGTTCTTTCTTTTGTAGTGTTTGGAATCCTTAAGTACACTGTTGGATTAAGAGTTACTGAAGAAGAAGAAGTTGCTGGACTTGATATCTCTGAACACGGATCTATTGCATATCCTGGAAAAAGAGAAAGAGGTCAAGACTAA
- a CDS encoding P-II family nitrogen regulator: MKKVEAIIRKSKFSGVKKALHEVGVNFFSYWDVTGLGNEKEGHVYRGVSYSTSDIQRRYLSIVVNDDFEEATIKAILTAASTGEVGDGKIFVSQVDEVYRIRTGEKGGNTLK, encoded by the coding sequence ATGAAAAAAGTAGAGGCAATCATTAGAAAATCTAAGTTTTCTGGTGTCAAAAAAGCACTGCACGAAGTCGGTGTCAATTTCTTTTCCTATTGGGACGTTACTGGCCTAGGAAACGAAAAAGAAGGCCATGTGTACAGGGGTGTTTCTTATAGCACGAGTGATATTCAAAGACGTTATTTATCTATTGTCGTGAACGATGATTTTGAAGAGGCAACGATCAAAGCCATCCTAACAGCTGCCTCAACAGGTGAGGTTGGCGATGGGAAAATTTTTGTATCACAGGTCGATGAAGTATATAGAATTAGAACCGGCGAAAAAGGCGGAAACACATTAAAATAA
- a CDS encoding ammonium transporter: protein MELLTINNVWMMICTALVFFMHTGFAFLEIGLTRQKNTINILFKNIFIITAGLLLYYVVGFNLMYPGDFNGVLGFAGFGLDAPLADGAFDLAYSEGYTYWTDFLFQGMFAATAATIVSGAVAERMKIGAFMIFTVFYVGFVYPIAGSWQWGGGFLSSLTIGEAEGFYDFAGSTLVHSVGGWAALVAVYLLGSRIGKFNNGKPQAIPGHSIPLATAGVLILWLGWFGFNGGSVLSADPEATSLTLVTTCLAAAAGGVIAMITSTLLYKNLDLTMFLNGILGGLVGITAGADQMSPGDAILIGAIAGALIVFAVSLVDKIKLDDPVGAIAVHLICGIWGTLAVGLFGAKAGFDQFLVQLVGVLCYGVFCVATSFIIIYTLKKTVGIRVSEREELEGLDAHEHKMDAYPDFRLNEH from the coding sequence ATGGAATTACTTACTATCAATAACGTATGGATGATGATCTGTACGGCACTCGTCTTTTTTATGCATACCGGATTTGCGTTTCTCGAAATCGGACTCACACGTCAAAAAAACACGATTAATATTTTATTTAAAAACATCTTTATTATCACGGCAGGACTTTTACTTTATTATGTCGTCGGCTTTAACTTAATGTACCCAGGTGATTTTAATGGCGTCCTTGGATTTGCAGGTTTTGGATTGGATGCACCTTTAGCAGACGGAGCTTTTGATTTAGCATATAGCGAAGGCTATACCTATTGGACTGACTTTTTATTCCAAGGTATGTTTGCCGCAACGGCTGCTACCATTGTTTCAGGTGCTGTCGCAGAGCGCATGAAAATTGGTGCTTTTATGATTTTCACGGTCTTCTATGTAGGATTCGTGTATCCAATTGCGGGATCTTGGCAATGGGGTGGTGGATTTTTATCCTCATTAACTATTGGAGAAGCCGAAGGCTTTTATGACTTTGCAGGATCTACACTTGTACACTCTGTGGGTGGATGGGCTGCTTTGGTGGCTGTTTACCTTCTCGGTTCACGTATTGGGAAATTTAACAACGGAAAGCCACAGGCTATTCCTGGGCACAGCATTCCATTAGCAACGGCTGGGGTTCTTATTCTTTGGTTAGGATGGTTTGGTTTTAACGGAGGATCTGTACTCTCTGCTGATCCAGAAGCAACGTCCTTAACGTTGGTAACGACTTGTTTGGCTGCTGCTGCGGGTGGTGTCATCGCAATGATTACCTCAACACTTTTATACAAAAACTTAGATTTAACAATGTTCCTGAATGGAATTTTAGGAGGTCTTGTAGGAATTACGGCGGGTGCCGATCAGATGAGTCCAGGAGATGCAATTCTGATTGGAGCGATCGCTGGAGCACTTATTGTATTTGCCGTGAGCTTGGTCGATAAAATAAAGTTAGACGATCCCGTAGGTGCCATTGCGGTACACCTTATTTGTGGAATTTGGGGAACCTTAGCGGTGGGTCTTTTTGGAGCCAAAGCAGGCTTTGATCAATTTCTAGTTCAACTTGTAGGGGTTCTGTGTTACGGCGTATTTTGTGTCGCAACCTCTTTTATTATTATATACACCTTAAAGAAAACAGTGGGTATTAGAGTTTCGGAGCGTGAAGAGCTCGAAGGGCTTGATGCACACGAACATAAAATGGATGCTTACCCCGATTTCAGGTTAAATGAGCACTAA